A single window of Planktothrix tepida PCC 9214 DNA harbors:
- the cas10 gene encoding type III-B CRISPR-associated protein Cas10/Cmr2 produces MDVYYRKLYALLHHPERPEWRGAICQQLNCLQPHLEELHQWWKKSGYLSAEIGSSSDRVNLKLNQQSNTILESKHPISGQSQTLVAPQFPIIDVSSLNSEFDPKSESDIKKLFWWFWRFYPEKAAQSNPDALLLPAHKILPDCPQHSYNSTVSALAGAMFPESLPPDETYKHPYLLIFTFSPVQEFIKSSRKFLDFWSGSYLLHYLSVKLCWFVAQEYGPDAVITPSLWKQEIIDALLLTKYCDFTKDFGNDQTPVDRFQNKTSSSLSTAGFPNVITVLVPGETVAQELGKQLSDILKTEWKTIAEKVKAEIKDRVMREIAAHGDEIWDKIQSEFPSDNNPNPYYRELNKWQQSSCWEWNKLWNAQIDNTWESYWSAIPLGNPEVPLEITRLSSEETFAKGWKDCQKIVAQPRTDDIPTLAEELTYTTLNVGTWWGSLQARLGQSIQAVKNTRNWQIASAPGERSTLSGQFSAVHPNLLYNEQFREGGGLPASSMRLFWRVLAEVYPGLFNGSEKLNAIELTKRMSWVYGGVAESLGIKIAPNQEDNNIHSNQKDYESFIRFPNLSSIAAARFAHDYPTQVQAYWNTLNELIKNELPQPYRNQFAARTRGRPFQIGKTDKKLNPNNKDGQDYNGIMFSSKWLAEDLNLSEKGELETLRRLVDQAHKNNQFGEGSPADWWVIVLADGDGMGKYVSGAKLKPYEDYIIKSEVDEGTQNSREFDKLLKETKKRMGPASHVGLNRALLDFSNQLVPYLTEKRFCGKVVYSGGDDVMAVLPLADLPEYLLSLRAAWCGAKDPFNDFDNKEAMDNLEGSGYWHPLSTVKELAQRPHFTMGKDATMSVGIVIAYKSVPLPTVLESLWTAEKERAKKLPGKDGLCFRVIYGGGNTLEAVMKGHLLESWWNFIQQYQQLDLSPALYRLAEELPRRACVTENDQLFSKAAQVILKRRDESKNLGVEIHDPILNWLNAWEDWAKSLKLSQNAEKPLGTQPKDLGRLLRFSAFWVDKMAQQQQWKKEEN; encoded by the coding sequence ATGGATGTTTACTATCGTAAGCTTTACGCTTTGCTACATCACCCAGAAAGACCAGAATGGCGAGGAGCGATCTGTCAACAGTTAAATTGCCTTCAGCCACATCTTGAAGAACTCCATCAATGGTGGAAAAAATCGGGATATTTATCCGCAGAAATAGGTAGTTCTTCAGATCGAGTTAACCTAAAATTAAATCAACAAAGCAACACGATATTAGAATCTAAACATCCTATCAGCGGTCAGTCTCAGACTTTAGTGGCTCCGCAGTTTCCTATAATTGATGTAAGTTCTCTAAATTCAGAATTCGACCCTAAATCAGAATCCGATATCAAAAAACTGTTTTGGTGGTTTTGGCGGTTTTATCCAGAAAAAGCGGCTCAATCCAATCCCGACGCATTGCTTTTACCAGCCCATAAAATTTTACCTGACTGTCCACAGCATAGTTACAATAGCACCGTTTCAGCCCTAGCAGGGGCAATGTTTCCAGAAAGCCTCCCTCCAGATGAAACTTATAAACACCCTTATCTTTTAATATTTACTTTCTCACCTGTTCAAGAATTTATTAAATCTTCTCGAAAGTTTCTGGACTTTTGGTCAGGTTCTTATTTATTGCATTATCTCAGCGTTAAACTGTGCTGGTTTGTTGCACAAGAATATGGCCCCGATGCAGTGATAACACCTTCTCTTTGGAAACAAGAAATTATTGATGCTTTGTTGCTGACCAAGTATTGTGATTTTACCAAGGATTTTGGCAATGATCAAACTCCAGTAGATCGATTTCAAAATAAAACGTCTAGTAGCTTAAGTACGGCTGGGTTTCCCAATGTAATTACTGTTTTAGTTCCAGGTGAAACCGTTGCTCAAGAACTTGGAAAACAATTGAGTGATATCTTAAAAACCGAATGGAAAACGATAGCAGAAAAGGTCAAAGCAGAAATTAAAGACCGAGTGATGAGAGAAATTGCTGCTCATGGAGATGAAATTTGGGATAAAATTCAATCAGAGTTTCCTAGTGATAACAATCCTAATCCTTATTACCGAGAGCTTAATAAATGGCAGCAATCTAGTTGCTGGGAGTGGAATAAACTTTGGAATGCTCAAATCGATAATACTTGGGAAAGTTATTGGAGTGCGATCCCTTTAGGAAATCCAGAAGTTCCCTTAGAAATTACTCGGTTATCTTCTGAAGAAACGTTTGCCAAAGGTTGGAAAGATTGCCAAAAAATAGTTGCTCAACCTCGCACCGATGATATTCCAACTTTAGCCGAAGAATTAACATACACAACTCTTAATGTTGGAACCTGGTGGGGAAGCTTACAAGCACGGTTAGGACAATCAATTCAAGCTGTAAAAAATACCCGAAATTGGCAGATTGCTTCTGCGCCTGGGGAACGTTCAACTTTGTCTGGCCAGTTTAGTGCGGTGCATCCCAATCTACTGTATAACGAGCAATTTCGGGAGGGGGGAGGACTTCCAGCTAGTTCCATGCGACTATTTTGGAGAGTTCTAGCTGAGGTTTATCCAGGCTTATTTAATGGGTCAGAAAAACTCAACGCTATTGAACTAACAAAGCGGATGTCTTGGGTTTATGGGGGAGTTGCTGAATCTCTTGGCATCAAGATAGCTCCAAATCAGGAAGATAATAACATACATTCAAATCAGAAAGATTATGAAAGCTTTATCCGTTTTCCCAACTTAAGTTCGATAGCTGCTGCTCGATTTGCTCATGACTACCCAACCCAAGTACAAGCTTACTGGAACACGCTTAATGAATTAATTAAAAACGAATTACCCCAACCCTATCGGAATCAGTTTGCTGCCCGAACTCGTGGTCGTCCTTTTCAAATTGGTAAGACGGATAAAAAACTTAATCCCAATAATAAAGACGGACAAGACTATAACGGAATCATGTTTTCCAGTAAATGGCTGGCTGAAGATTTGAATTTAAGTGAAAAAGGAGAACTAGAAACTCTACGAAGATTAGTTGACCAAGCCCATAAAAATAATCAATTTGGAGAGGGTAGTCCGGCTGATTGGTGGGTAATTGTTTTAGCTGATGGCGATGGAATGGGCAAATATGTTTCAGGAGCTAAGTTAAAGCCTTATGAGGATTATATTATTAAATCAGAAGTTGATGAAGGCACTCAGAACAGTCGTGAATTTGATAAATTGCTTAAGGAAACGAAGAAACGCATGGGGCCAGCAAGCCATGTAGGTCTTAATCGTGCGTTATTAGACTTTTCTAATCAGCTAGTACCATACTTAACAGAAAAGCGTTTTTGTGGGAAAGTTGTTTATAGCGGTGGTGATGATGTTATGGCTGTATTACCACTAGCAGATTTACCGGAATATTTGCTTTCTTTACGAGCAGCTTGGTGTGGAGCCAAAGACCCTTTTAATGATTTTGACAATAAGGAAGCAATGGATAATTTAGAGGGTTCTGGTTATTGGCATCCTTTATCTACTGTCAAAGAATTAGCCCAACGTCCCCATTTCACAATGGGAAAAGATGCAACGATGAGTGTGGGGATAGTGATTGCTTACAAAAGTGTTCCTTTACCTACTGTTTTAGAAAGCTTATGGACAGCCGAAAAGGAACGAGCTAAAAAATTACCTGGAAAAGATGGTTTATGCTTTCGGGTGATTTACGGAGGAGGTAATACTTTAGAAGCGGTGATGAAAGGTCATTTATTAGAATCTTGGTGGAACTTTATTCAACAGTACCAACAACTCGATCTTAGTCCTGCACTTTATCGGTTAGCCGAAGAGTTACCCCGTCGTGCTTGTGTTACTGAAAATGATCAACTCTTTTCTAAAGCTGCCCAAGTGATTTTAAAACGTAGAGATGAGAGTAAAAATTTGGGAGTTGAAATTCATGATCCGATTTTAAATTGGCTCAACGCCTGGGAAGATTGGGCGAAAAGTTTAAAGCTTTCTCAAAATGCAGAAAAACCTCTGGGGACTCAACCCAAAGACTTAGGACGTTTACTCAGATTTAGTGCGTTTTGGGTGGATAAAATGGCGCAGCAGCAGCAATGGAAAAAGGAGGAAAACTGA
- a CDS encoding type III-B CRISPR module-associated Cmr3 family protein encodes MDWYAIDPLSVLLFREAKPFSPGESSWAKSLFPPLPTVVFQALRSALPKYQQAQRDLQFLGPFLLDEQDNLWLPTPKDLLAVKRKLETDGEIEDDLDDKTDNWQETIRFETAKKQKESPWQHLCFDQNRLPPMVTPSIDYSSQFICRPQTWIKATALSQYLQGNKLNNPNDFHPDPWSIQVLPHIQMQPDSRQVKDEEGYFTEVAVRLHPGWQLVAALNTKLEPTVVRLGGEGHRAIISPLENFKPWQQLEAYTQPTPESDFAYLLTPGLAMVEPTSSVYGVYPSDWKEHLQGCVSDRALLWGGVSTIKRRDQTQEEFALLPQRAFVAPGTVYLFKSKPAEVHALLPKGSSNWLNTFQQLNYGKLLWGKRS; translated from the coding sequence ATGGATTGGTATGCAATTGATCCTTTAAGTGTATTATTATTTCGAGAGGCTAAACCCTTTAGTCCCGGCGAAAGTTCGTGGGCAAAAAGTCTGTTTCCTCCCTTACCAACAGTTGTCTTCCAAGCCCTCCGCTCTGCACTTCCGAAATATCAACAAGCCCAACGGGATTTACAATTTCTTGGCCCTTTTTTACTGGATGAACAAGATAATCTTTGGCTGCCGACTCCCAAGGATTTATTGGCCGTCAAAAGGAAGCTAGAAACCGATGGAGAGATTGAAGATGACCTTGATGATAAAACGGATAATTGGCAAGAAACGATAAGGTTTGAAACTGCAAAAAAACAAAAGGAATCCCCTTGGCAACATCTGTGCTTTGACCAGAATAGGTTGCCTCCGATGGTAACACCAAGTATCGACTACTCCAGCCAGTTTATCTGTAGACCCCAAACTTGGATTAAAGCCACAGCCTTAAGTCAATATCTTCAAGGCAATAAGCTCAACAATCCTAACGATTTTCATCCTGACCCCTGGAGTATACAGGTTCTACCGCACATTCAAATGCAGCCTGATAGTCGGCAGGTTAAAGATGAAGAAGGGTATTTCACTGAAGTAGCAGTTCGCTTGCATCCAGGGTGGCAACTGGTGGCAGCACTTAATACCAAATTAGAACCAACGGTTGTACGCTTAGGCGGTGAAGGACATCGAGCTATAATTTCACCCCTAGAAAACTTTAAGCCCTGGCAGCAGCTAGAGGCTTATACTCAACCTACTCCTGAGAGTGATTTTGCCTACCTCTTGACTCCTGGTTTGGCAATGGTTGAACCGACATCTTCTGTCTATGGTGTTTATCCGAGTGATTGGAAAGAACATTTGCAGGGATGCGTGAGCGATCGCGCTTTGCTGTGGGGTGGGGTATCAACAATTAAACGCAGAGACCAAACTCAAGAAGAATTTGCCTTGTTACCTCAACGGGCATTTGTGGCACCAGGAACCGTTTATCTGTTTAAGTCAAAACCAGCCGAAGTCCATGCTTTACTGCCAAAGGGTTCTAGTAACTGGTTAAACACTTTTCAACAACTCAACTACGGAAAACTTTTATGGGGGAAAAGATCATGA
- the cmr4 gene encoding type III-B CRISPR module RAMP protein Cmr4: MKNYLTYLYLLTPLHTGGSSQEGNLMGIAREVHTEFPYLPSSSLRGKIRSQLEFINSDEASVLFGQKIKDGQQPTEGEVWFADATLLFFPIASLSHHLIWITCPLWLERWNRWIKNQEIKFLIQTARTALSGNKSALISFEAKELYLQTACLKEAHLQKSQIPVNSELIQPLIKREGLVSQILSRLAIISDEDCIALVETGLQREVRVALEENSKTVEGGSFRSEEAIPPEAVLFFPWGIKANPSNQTSNSRSELIKVLDDRLQFGGLEGLGRGWTDLTTVEINKEKK; this comes from the coding sequence ATGAAGAATTATTTGACTTACCTTTATCTCTTAACACCTTTACACACAGGAGGCAGTTCTCAAGAGGGGAATTTAATGGGAATAGCCCGTGAAGTTCACACTGAATTCCCTTATCTTCCCTCGTCTTCATTACGGGGAAAAATTCGCTCTCAATTAGAATTTATTAACTCCGATGAAGCTTCTGTATTGTTTGGGCAAAAAATTAAAGATGGACAACAACCGACAGAAGGAGAAGTTTGGTTTGCTGATGCAACTTTGCTCTTTTTCCCGATTGCTTCCCTTAGCCATCATTTGATTTGGATCACTTGTCCTCTGTGGTTAGAACGCTGGAATCGTTGGATTAAAAATCAAGAGATTAAATTTTTAATTCAAACAGCACGTACAGCTTTATCCGGCAATAAATCAGCCTTGATTAGTTTTGAAGCTAAAGAGCTTTATTTACAAACAGCTTGTTTAAAAGAAGCTCATCTCCAGAAATCTCAAATTCCAGTTAATTCAGAATTGATTCAACCTTTAATAAAACGGGAAGGATTAGTTAGCCAAATTTTAAGTAGACTCGCCATTATCTCTGATGAAGATTGTATTGCTTTAGTAGAAACTGGATTACAACGAGAAGTTCGAGTGGCTTTAGAAGAAAATTCAAAAACTGTTGAAGGGGGGTCATTTCGTTCAGAAGAAGCCATTCCTCCTGAAGCCGTTCTGTTTTTTCCTTGGGGAATAAAAGCTAATCCCAGTAATCAAACATCTAATAGTCGCTCAGAACTGATTAAGGTTTTAGATGATCGTTTACAATTTGGAGGTTTAGAAGGATTAGGTCGAGGTTGGACAGATCTAACCACCGTTGAAATTAACAAGGAGAAAAAGTAA
- a CDS encoding RAMP superfamily CRISPR-associated protein yields the protein MNFKQIQSAALARTKIIPSNKAILGMFQSPLQALNQILIPVDQPPKPILEAAVSADQKCEPLYTTLTQKTRSLADEIIEARFSWRLRVGGMRGFQELLLPVLHPVYGIPYIPSSSLKGAVKAWARKEIQDQNLINRLLGQLDQGVGCVQILDAFPTKPCLSLDITNPQWEWQEDNRIKYKTVPHTLLSMAEPTLIIGLTYTHRGQQQHQSEDLKTVKTWMENALAVGIGSRVSAGYGRTQIQSRFSYSSSHPFQLWTQGIFGADPKKAGEFRPVALRGVLRYWFRAIALGLYDPVTCRTLENQLFGKLSQEGTFSLGVNLTQEQDYPPYFYAGDILLESRYEHHLLLMEKLLFLTSHIAGIGRGSRRPLHRNNGRMRGCHWELNDYKLPSNLESWQSFLQEVQNTFLEVQQAGTPEAGDPGNWNKRYQDVLNHQAVIYLVPSPNQIHPDQVKNWSSQGATPPVLGTALNLLYSNDRFKGKTNKNPGNVLVGGTLGIPSFVIIQSNFPKLGKPYQTVTVFGANNSDRQEFIRNLPSNSIQVWPLN from the coding sequence ATGAACTTTAAACAAATCCAATCAGCAGCTTTAGCACGGACAAAAATAATACCTTCTAACAAGGCAATATTAGGAATGTTTCAAAGCCCATTACAAGCTTTAAATCAAATCTTGATTCCTGTTGATCAACCCCCTAAGCCTATTCTTGAGGCAGCGGTATCGGCTGATCAAAAATGTGAGCCTTTGTATACAACTTTAACTCAAAAAACCCGATCATTAGCGGATGAAATCATTGAAGCTAGATTTTCATGGCGCTTACGGGTAGGAGGAATGCGAGGATTTCAAGAGCTTTTGCTTCCTGTTTTGCATCCAGTTTATGGAATTCCTTATATTCCATCAAGTAGTTTAAAGGGGGCTGTGAAAGCATGGGCTAGAAAAGAAATTCAAGATCAAAATCTAATTAATCGACTTTTGGGACAATTAGATCAAGGGGTGGGATGTGTCCAAATTTTGGATGCTTTTCCGACTAAACCTTGTTTAAGTTTAGATATAACGAACCCTCAATGGGAGTGGCAAGAAGACAACCGGATTAAATATAAAACGGTACCTCATACCCTGCTATCGATGGCAGAACCAACATTAATCATTGGGTTAACCTATACCCATCGGGGTCAACAACAACATCAATCCGAAGATTTGAAAACCGTAAAAACATGGATGGAAAATGCTTTAGCCGTTGGTATCGGTTCTCGCGTTAGTGCTGGATATGGACGAACTCAAATTCAAAGCAGATTTTCTTATTCCTCTTCTCATCCGTTTCAGCTTTGGACACAGGGGATTTTCGGGGCTGATCCGAAAAAAGCGGGTGAGTTTCGTCCAGTCGCGTTACGAGGGGTGTTGCGGTATTGGTTTCGTGCGATCGCTTTGGGATTATATGATCCTGTAACTTGCCGAACTTTAGAAAATCAACTGTTCGGGAAACTAAGCCAAGAAGGAACCTTTAGTTTAGGAGTAAATCTTACTCAGGAACAAGATTATCCTCCTTATTTCTATGCAGGAGATATTCTGTTAGAATCTCGATATGAACATCACCTTTTATTAATGGAAAAACTTTTATTCCTGACTTCCCATATTGCAGGAATAGGTCGAGGTTCGAGACGACCTTTGCATCGTAATAATGGTCGGATGCGTGGCTGTCATTGGGAGTTAAATGATTATAAGTTACCTAGTAATCTCGAAAGTTGGCAATCTTTCCTTCAGGAGGTTCAAAATACTTTCTTAGAGGTACAGCAAGCAGGAACTCCAGAAGCAGGAGATCCAGGCAACTGGAATAAGCGTTATCAAGATGTTTTGAATCATCAAGCTGTGATTTATTTGGTTCCTTCTCCTAATCAAATTCATCCTGATCAAGTTAAAAATTGGTCATCACAGGGAGCAACACCGCCTGTTTTAGGAACAGCTTTAAATTTACTGTATAGTAATGATCGTTTCAAGGGCAAAACCAATAAAAATCCTGGGAATGTGTTGGTAGGAGGAACATTAGGAATCCCATCCTTTGTAATTATTCAATCTAATTTTCCCAAGCTTGGAAAACCTTATCAAACGGTTACTGTATTTGGAGCTAATAACTCTGATCGACAAGAGTTTATTAGAAATTTACCATCAAATTCTATTCAAGTCTGGCCTTTAAACTAA